A window of the Candidatus Brocadiaceae bacterium genome harbors these coding sequences:
- a CDS encoding DUF4340 domain-containing protein has product MKHKSTLLLLIAVVVAGLVAHSLSKRPTSVEALRERRKLLPGFQTSAVRELVIESPGGRIVCRRRSSREWRIVEPLDVRADGRQVEALLDKLGAAEKASAAYPEPGRPLDRTGYGLDTPARTVAVRIAENGPPAWTLHVGKPAGVGETTFVAVAGEDAVFAVAKEVADATDVTVPGLRSKVLAPRLSAFDLRSVSISAAPRGDGPPVRIECRKVEDRWELVAPVRDLADRAAVEALADRICDHRLADDDFLSDDPTRATDYGLDEPALTVTLTGRDASYTVLFARPSGGDADECYALAQGEPSVVRVPASLLDALDKDPAGLRERSLAEFPSDRVRQIVVSGPAGDLRLAKDADAWRIAGERPADADDEAVDALLDELKTLEVDEFAADDPADVSPYGLAEADAVTVTLQDAGGADLAALSFGAAEDGRAYVRRHGYPAVLAVPGGDYYAALTRGRPAFLDRLLLNEPRSAARRIVLQRGTGRLEAVWRPDEAAWSLVRPVQGPADRYAVQAILGDLAPLKAAAVAAEEIDDPAACGLDTPDIVLEVSYEDAPPASEASPALRVHTLRVGAETGEPAVGRFARLDGDERLVVLPPAVVDHLGADLASLDVCRAPDLTGLTFERGGRAQSFAYDEATESWTDAEGAALDAALADAVRQAAARLRDLRAASLADYADRAPDLYGFDAPFLTITLRESRTEGKRILIGRETPGGGRYVKGPATRYVHVLSGDDAAALAAAAALAAVPDGTDPGDR; this is encoded by the coding sequence ATGAAGCACAAGTCCACACTCCTTCTGCTCATCGCCGTCGTCGTGGCCGGGCTCGTCGCCCACTCGCTGTCGAAGAGGCCGACGTCGGTCGAGGCCCTGCGCGAGCGCCGGAAGCTGCTGCCCGGCTTCCAGACCTCGGCCGTGCGTGAACTCGTGATCGAGAGCCCGGGCGGGCGCATCGTCTGCCGCCGCCGATCGTCCCGCGAGTGGCGCATCGTCGAGCCGCTGGACGTGCGCGCCGACGGCCGCCAGGTCGAGGCCCTTCTCGACAAACTGGGGGCCGCCGAGAAGGCCTCCGCCGCCTATCCTGAGCCCGGCCGGCCGCTCGACCGGACCGGCTACGGACTGGACACGCCCGCGCGGACCGTCGCGGTCAGGATCGCCGAGAACGGTCCCCCGGCCTGGACCCTGCACGTCGGCAAACCCGCGGGCGTGGGCGAGACGACCTTCGTGGCCGTCGCCGGCGAGGACGCCGTCTTCGCCGTGGCGAAGGAGGTCGCCGACGCAACGGACGTGACCGTCCCGGGCCTGCGCAGCAAGGTGCTGGCCCCGCGCCTCAGCGCGTTCGACCTGCGCAGCGTCTCGATCTCGGCGGCGCCGCGCGGCGATGGGCCGCCGGTGCGGATCGAGTGCCGGAAGGTCGAGGACCGATGGGAACTGGTGGCGCCCGTGCGCGACCTGGCCGACCGCGCGGCCGTCGAGGCCCTGGCCGACCGGATCTGCGACCACCGGCTGGCCGACGACGACTTCCTCAGCGACGACCCCACCCGGGCCACCGACTACGGCCTGGATGAGCCCGCGCTGACCGTGACCCTGACCGGCCGGGACGCCTCGTACACCGTGCTTTTCGCCCGCCCCTCCGGGGGCGACGCAGACGAATGCTACGCACTGGCGCAGGGCGAGCCGTCCGTCGTGCGCGTGCCGGCCTCGCTTCTGGACGCCCTGGACAAGGACCCCGCCGGCCTGCGGGAACGCTCCCTGGCCGAGTTCCCGTCGGACCGCGTCCGGCAGATCGTCGTCTCCGGCCCGGCCGGCGACCTGCGGCTGGCGAAGGACGCGGACGCATGGCGGATCGCCGGCGAGCGCCCCGCCGATGCCGACGATGAGGCGGTGGACGCCCTGCTGGACGAGCTCAAGACGCTGGAGGTGGACGAGTTCGCGGCCGACGACCCGGCCGACGTGTCGCCCTACGGCCTGGCCGAGGCGGACGCCGTGACCGTGACGCTTCAAGACGCCGGCGGGGCGGACCTGGCGGCGCTCTCGTTCGGCGCCGCCGAGGACGGACGGGCCTATGTCCGCCGGCACGGCTACCCGGCGGTGCTGGCCGTGCCCGGCGGCGACTACTACGCCGCGCTGACCCGCGGCCGGCCCGCCTTCCTGGACCGTCTGCTCCTGAACGAACCCCGCTCGGCCGCCCGCCGCATCGTCCTGCAGCGGGGCACCGGGCGGCTCGAGGCCGTCTGGCGGCCGGACGAGGCGGCGTGGTCGCTCGTCCGCCCGGTCCAGGGCCCGGCCGACCGCTATGCCGTGCAGGCCATCCTGGGCGACCTGGCGCCGCTGAAGGCCGCCGCTGTCGCCGCCGAAGAGATCGACGACCCGGCCGCCTGCGGCCTGGACACGCCGGACATCGTCCTGGAGGTCAGCTACGAAGACGCTCCTCCGGCATCCGAGGCGTCGCCCGCCCTGCGCGTGCACACCCTGCGCGTCGGTGCGGAGACCGGCGAACCGGCCGTCGGGCGCTTCGCCCGACTGGACGGCGACGAACGGCTCGTCGTGCTGCCCCCGGCCGTCGTGGACCATCTGGGCGCCGACCTGGCCTCGCTGGACGTCTGCCGCGCGCCGGACCTGACCGGGCTGACCTTCGAACGCGGCGGCCGCGCGCAGTCGTTCGCCTACGACGAGGCGACGGAGTCCTGGACCGACGCCGAGGGCGCCGCGCTGGATGCGGCGCTCGCCGACGCCGTCCGGCAGGCCGCCGCGCGGCTCCGCGACCTGCGGGCCGCGAGCCTGGCGGATTACGCCGACCGGGCGCCGGACCTGTACGGATTCGACGCCCCGTTCCTGACCATCACCCTGCGGGAATCCAGAACGGAAGGCAAGCGGATCCTGATCGGCCGCGAGACGCCCGGCGGAGGGCGCTACGTCAAGGGGCCCGCGACACGCTACGTCCACGTGCTCTCCGGCGACGACGCGGCCGCCCTGGCGGCGGCGGCCGCTCTGGCCGCCGTCCCGGACGGAACGGACCCCGGCGACCGCTGA
- a CDS encoding sigma-70 family RNA polymerase sigma factor, which translates to MGTEVPSSEARLIGRARRGDVQAFGRLVELNKDYIFNAVFHLLGNAVDAEDISQEVFLRAFRHLNDFEGRARFRTWLYGIMLNAVRSFWRRRTLRGTVSLDGGGEGAPLPDPPGPTDGPDAAADRRERVEAVRAAIGALDEESREIVVLRDIKGLAYEELAEVLRIPVGTVKSRLHRARTALRKALEPLYGAEQKDGPDDG; encoded by the coding sequence ATGGGCACAGAGGTCCCCTCCAGCGAGGCGCGCCTGATCGGCAGAGCGCGCCGTGGAGACGTTCAGGCGTTCGGCCGACTGGTCGAGCTGAACAAGGACTACATCTTCAATGCCGTGTTTCATTTGCTTGGGAATGCCGTCGACGCCGAGGACATCTCCCAGGAGGTGTTTCTGAGGGCCTTTCGGCATCTGAACGACTTCGAGGGCCGCGCCCGGTTCCGCACCTGGCTCTACGGCATCATGCTCAACGCCGTCCGCAGCTTCTGGCGGCGCCGGACGCTCAGAGGTACGGTGAGCCTGGACGGCGGAGGCGAAGGCGCGCCGCTCCCGGACCCGCCGGGGCCGACGGACGGGCCGGACGCGGCGGCCGATCGGCGCGAGCGTGTGGAGGCCGTGCGGGCGGCCATCGGGGCGCTCGACGAGGAGTCGCGCGAGATCGTGGTGCTGCGCGATATCAAAGGGCTGGCGTACGAGGAACTGGCGGAGGTGCTGCGGATCCCCGTCGGGACGGTCAAGAGCCGCCTGCATCGGGCGCGGACGGCGCTCCGAAAGGCGCTCGAGCCCCTGTATGGCGCCGAACAGAAGGACGGGCCGGACGATGGCTGA
- a CDS encoding sulfate adenylyltransferase subunit 2 has protein sequence MDHLDELENRSVYIIRESYHQFGRMAALWSVGKDSTALVWLCRKAFLGRIPFPVIHVDTGRKFKLMYAFRDQCVRDWGLELIVARNEKAIAEGVGPDYAPDHVPAAERKLYCCTALKTQALKDCIHEHGFEGLLLGIRRDEHGIRAKERYFSPRDRRFQWDYENQPPELWDQYTSQADEETHIRVHPLLHWREIDIWRYVQREGLPVNPLYFARDGKRYRSLGCETCCSPVESEATSVAEIIHELETTTVAERSGRAQDKEDAYTMQKLRSLGYM, from the coding sequence ATGGATCATCTGGACGAACTGGAGAACCGCAGCGTCTACATCATCCGCGAGTCCTACCACCAGTTCGGCAGGATGGCCGCGCTCTGGTCGGTCGGCAAGGACTCGACGGCCCTGGTGTGGCTCTGCCGCAAGGCCTTCCTGGGCAGGATCCCCTTCCCGGTCATCCACGTCGACACGGGGCGCAAGTTCAAGCTCATGTATGCGTTCCGCGATCAGTGCGTCCGGGACTGGGGACTGGAGCTGATCGTCGCCCGCAACGAGAAGGCCATTGCGGAAGGCGTCGGGCCCGACTACGCACCCGACCACGTCCCCGCCGCCGAGCGGAAGCTCTACTGCTGCACGGCCCTGAAGACGCAGGCCCTGAAGGACTGCATCCACGAGCACGGCTTCGAGGGCCTGCTGCTGGGCATCCGACGCGACGAGCACGGCATCCGCGCCAAGGAGCGCTATTTCTCCCCGCGCGACCGGCGCTTCCAGTGGGACTACGAGAACCAGCCGCCCGAACTCTGGGACCAGTACACGAGCCAGGCCGACGAGGAGACGCACATCCGCGTCCACCCCCTCCTGCACTGGCGCGAGATCGACATCTGGCGCTACGTCCAGCGCGAGGGGCTGCCGGTCAACCCCCTCTACTTCGCGCGCGACGGCAAGCGCTACCGCAGCCTGGGCTGCGAGACCTGCTGCAGCCCCGTGGAATCCGAGGCAACCAGCGTGGCCGAGATCATCCACGAACTGGAGACCACCACCGTCGCCGAACGCTCCGGCCGCGCGCAGGACAAAGAAGACGCCTATACGATGCAGAAACTCCGCTCCCTGGGCTACATGTGA
- a CDS encoding elongation factor Tu translates to MAEESLSFVMVGHIDHGKSTLIGRLLYDTGSLPEGKIQEIEAAARAEGKRLEYGFIMDHLHEERERGITIDTAQTFFSTAARDYVIIDAPGHKEFIKNMITGASQAEAAVLLCSVAEGVQEQTKRHAYVIRLLGLEQVTVAYNKMDLVDYDRERFESVRRDMNDWLERLGVRATMEVPLSAHVGDNVATRSERMPWYEGPTLVEALDRFRKIPPATRKPLRFPVQDVYEHEGERVAVGRVESGRLHKDRKIRFLPGGDVRTVREVLQFMRPDMAEAVAGECVALRLDGKAPERGQVGCPEDDQAGMTRRLRASVFWLAPEPLQMDDGAQDLALRCATQETPCRLVELAERVDSGNLAHLPTDERRLCETEVGEMVIETDSPVVVESFYNVPELGRFVLVKGRNVVAGGIVTHTDG, encoded by the coding sequence ATGGCCGAAGAAAGTCTGTCGTTCGTGATGGTCGGGCACATTGACCACGGGAAGTCAACGCTCATCGGCCGCCTGCTCTACGACACCGGATCGCTCCCCGAGGGCAAGATCCAGGAGATCGAGGCCGCCGCACGCGCCGAGGGCAAGCGGCTCGAGTACGGCTTCATCATGGACCACCTGCACGAGGAGCGCGAGCGCGGCATCACGATCGACACCGCCCAGACGTTCTTCTCGACCGCCGCGCGCGACTACGTCATCATCGACGCGCCGGGCCACAAGGAGTTCATCAAGAACATGATCACGGGCGCCTCGCAGGCCGAGGCCGCCGTGCTCCTCTGCAGCGTCGCCGAAGGCGTGCAGGAACAGACAAAGCGCCATGCCTATGTCATCCGCCTGCTCGGCCTCGAACAGGTCACCGTCGCCTACAACAAGATGGACCTGGTCGACTACGACCGCGAGCGGTTCGAGAGCGTGCGCCGCGACATGAACGACTGGCTCGAACGCCTCGGCGTCCGGGCCACCATGGAGGTGCCGCTCAGCGCGCACGTGGGAGACAACGTTGCCACGCGCTCCGAGCGCATGCCGTGGTACGAAGGCCCCACGCTGGTGGAGGCGCTCGACCGGTTCCGCAAGATCCCGCCGGCCACGCGCAAGCCGCTGCGCTTCCCTGTCCAGGACGTCTACGAGCACGAGGGCGAGCGGGTGGCCGTCGGCCGCGTCGAGAGCGGCCGCCTGCACAAGGACCGGAAGATCCGGTTCCTGCCCGGCGGCGACGTGCGGACGGTCCGGGAGGTCCTCCAGTTCATGCGTCCGGACATGGCGGAGGCCGTGGCGGGAGAGTGCGTCGCGCTTCGCCTGGACGGCAAGGCCCCCGAACGCGGCCAGGTCGGCTGTCCGGAAGACGACCAGGCCGGGATGACGCGACGGCTGCGCGCCAGCGTGTTCTGGCTGGCCCCCGAGCCGCTCCAGATGGACGACGGCGCGCAGGACCTCGCCCTCCGGTGCGCCACGCAGGAGACGCCCTGCCGCCTGGTCGAACTGGCCGAACGCGTCGACAGCGGCAACCTGGCCCACCTGCCGACCGACGAGCGCCGCCTCTGCGAGACCGAGGTGGGCGAGATGGTCATCGAAACCGATTCCCCC
- a CDS encoding hypoxanthine phosphoribosyltransferase: MSEGDAMAEDGRPARQERLRVLVSEAALARHVDVLASAITRDVPATETLVVVGVLKGSLVFLADVIRRLPMPIEVELVETKRAAGADRHEPVRVLDDLEALPVAGRNVLLLDCVLNSGRTLEVLRSGLWALGPASLRTCVLLRKARRDAVGPPPDYVGQEIPDTFVVGYGLDHANRWRHLPYVAELLEDPVRE; encoded by the coding sequence GTGTCAGAGGGAGACGCCATGGCCGAGGACGGCCGCCCGGCAAGGCAGGAGAGGCTGCGCGTCCTGGTCAGCGAGGCCGCTCTCGCCCGGCACGTCGACGTGCTGGCGTCGGCCATCACCAGGGACGTGCCCGCCACCGAGACCCTCGTCGTGGTCGGGGTCCTGAAGGGCTCGCTCGTCTTCCTCGCCGACGTGATCCGCCGCCTGCCGATGCCCATTGAGGTGGAACTGGTCGAGACCAAGAGGGCCGCGGGCGCCGACCGCCACGAACCGGTGCGCGTGCTCGACGACCTGGAGGCCCTGCCGGTCGCCGGTCGCAACGTGCTCCTGCTCGACTGCGTGCTCAACAGCGGCCGGACGCTGGAGGTGCTGCGCAGCGGCCTCTGGGCCCTCGGCCCGGCCTCCCTGAGGACCTGCGTGCTCCTGCGCAAGGCCCGCCGCGACGCCGTGGGGCCGCCGCCCGACTACGTGGGGCAGGAGATCCCCGACACCTTCGTCGTCGGCTACGGCCTGGACCACGCCAACCGATGGCGGCACCTGCCCTACGTCGCCGAACTCCTGGAGGACCCCGTCCGTGAGTGA
- a CDS encoding ROK family protein has product MSEPLAAGVDLGGTKIGVGIVTAGGRLLAHLRVPTGPEREAEAILADMADAVRQALALAGLRPDDLEGVGLGSPAPLDMDAGVILETNNLLTLHGFPIVARLSEAIGRPVVLNNDANCFGLAEALYGAGAGARVCCGFTLGTGLGGFLVLDGRLFDGPRGAAAEVWASPYQGDQIEEKVSGRGLARNYRKLTERVATAQQVAALAREGDPDAREAWREFGADLAVPIAWMCNALDPDLVVLGGSMAAAWDLFCETMLHQAAKYTNAVNRRAVRIVPGTLGDQAGVIGAAALVFGKADAGRPPGTHGPRGPQPPVVEV; this is encoded by the coding sequence GTGAGTGAGCCCCTCGCCGCCGGCGTCGACCTGGGCGGCACCAAGATCGGCGTCGGAATCGTCACCGCCGGCGGCCGCTTGCTGGCCCACCTGCGCGTGCCCACCGGGCCCGAGCGCGAGGCGGAGGCCATCCTGGCGGACATGGCCGACGCCGTCCGGCAGGCCCTCGCCCTGGCCGGCCTCCGGCCCGACGATCTGGAGGGCGTCGGCCTGGGCTCGCCCGCCCCGCTCGACATGGATGCGGGGGTCATCCTGGAGACCAACAACCTCCTGACTCTCCACGGGTTCCCCATCGTCGCCCGGCTCAGCGAGGCGATCGGCCGGCCCGTGGTGCTCAACAACGACGCGAACTGCTTCGGCCTGGCCGAGGCGCTCTACGGCGCGGGCGCCGGGGCGCGCGTCTGCTGCGGCTTTACGCTGGGCACCGGGCTGGGCGGGTTCCTCGTGCTCGACGGCCGGCTCTTCGATGGCCCCCGCGGCGCCGCCGCCGAGGTCTGGGCCTCCCCCTACCAGGGCGACCAGATCGAGGAGAAGGTGTCGGGCCGTGGACTGGCCCGCAACTACAGGAAGCTGACCGAGCGCGTCGCCACGGCGCAGCAGGTGGCCGCGCTGGCCCGCGAAGGCGACCCGGACGCACGTGAGGCATGGCGAGAGTTCGGCGCCGACCTCGCCGTGCCCATCGCGTGGATGTGCAACGCCCTGGATCCCGACCTGGTCGTGCTGGGCGGCTCAATGGCCGCAGCCTGGGACCTGTTCTGCGAGACCATGCTCCATCAGGCCGCCAAGTACACGAACGCCGTCAACCGCCGGGCCGTCCGCATCGTGCCCGGCACGCTGGGCGATCAGGCCGGTGTCATCGGTGCGGCGGCCCTTGTCTTCGGCAAGGCCGACGCGGGCCGGCCCCCCGGCACGCACGGGCCCCGCGGACCTCAGCCGCCCGTTGTGGAAGTATAA